The nucleotide sequence ATCCCGCCGCCGCCCGGGCTTGCATCGCCGCGCAATTTGCCGGCTGGGCACCCGCGCTGACGGCCCTGATCACGGACGCGGACACGCCGCCCGTGCCCCGTCCCGTGCACCTGCTGCCCGTCGACCACCGCTGGCAGCGCGTTGCGGGCGTGACCTTGCTGGGCGACGCTGCCCATTTGATGGCGCCGGCCGGCGAAGGCGCCAACCTGGCCATGCTCGATGGCGCCGAGCTGGCGCAGGCGCTTGCCGCGCAGCCGGGCGACATGGACGCGGCCCTGCTGGCGTATGAAACGGCGCTGTTTGCGCGCAGCAGCGTGGCTGCGGCGGAGTCCAAGCGCATCCTGCACCTGTGCTTTGGCGACGAGGCGCCGCACAGCCTGGTCCAGTTCTTTGCCGGCATGCAAGATGCCGGCCCTGAGCGGGCAGTGTAAGGGCGGCGGTGAGGCGCGGCGCCAAAGCCCCACGCCAGCGGCCTTTATCGGGGATAATACGTCTTTCCCCATTCCAAGCAGCCGCGCCACGATGAAATACCCTGCAGTCCTGCCTTTCAGCGACATCCTGTCCCGCTTGCACGAGTTCGATGCCATCATCGACGTGCGCAGCCCGTCCGAATTCGCGGAAGACCACTTGCCGGGCGCCATCAACCTGCCCGTGCTGGACGACGAGCAGCGTGTACGCGTGGGCACTTTATATAAACAGACGAGCGCCTTCGAAGCGAAGAAGCTGGGTGCGGCGCTGGTGGCGAAAAATATCGCGCGGCATATCGAAGAGGGTTTTCTGGGCCACCCGCACGACTGGAAGCCCCTCGTCTACTGCTGGCGCGGCGGCAACCGCAGCGGCGCCATGGCACACATCCTGGCGCGTATCGGCTGGCCCGTCACGCAGCTCGAGGGCGGCTACAAGGATTACCGGCGCCATGTGAACGCCGCGCTGGCCACCCTGCCCGAGCGCTTCGACTTCATCAACGTGCTGTGCGGCCCCACGGGCAGCGGCAAGAGCCGCTTGCTGCAGGTACTCGACAGACAAGGCGCGCAAGTCATCGACCTGGAAGACCTGGCGGCCCACCGCGGCTCCGTGCTGGGCGGTTTGCCCGAGGAAGAGCAACCAGCGCAAAAAGCGTTTGAAAGCGCGCTGTGGCAGCAACTGCGTACTTTTGACCCATTGCTGCCTGTATTCATCGAGTCCGAAAGCAAAAAAGTGGGTCGTTTGCGCGTGCCCGATGCGCTGATGGAAAAGATGCGTGCTTCCGCCTGCACGGACGTGCGGCTCGATACGGCCCAGCGCGTGCAATTGCTGATGCAAGACTATGCGCATTTCGTCGGCGACCCGGCCCGCCTGAACGTGCAGCTGGCCCTGTTGACGCAGCTGCATGGCAAGGAGAAAATTGCCCACTGGCAGCAACTGGCCACTTCGGGCCGCATGGCCGAGCTGGTGGAAGAGTTGCTGGTGCAGCATTACGACCCCGTCTACCGGCAATCGATCGCCCGCAACTTCAGCCGCTACGCCCAGGCGACGCCGCTGGTCTTGCCCGATATTTCAGAACATGCCTTTGAGCAAGCCGCGCGTGCATTATGTGCTATCGTCGGCGAACCCCGTACCGCCAGCGCCGCGTAAGCGCCGGCGTAGCTTCCAATGACCTTTTTGAGCAGGATGACGACCATGTCCGATAGCGTTCCAACCCCCATCCGATTGACCGAATTTGCCCATGGCGGCGGCTGCGGCTGCAAAATTGCGCCCGGCGTGCTGGCCGACATTTTAAAGGGCAGCGGCGGCTTTCCCCTGCCGAAGGAATTGCTGGTCGGCATAGAAACTTCGGATGACGCGGCCGTCTACCAGCTCAACGACGAGCAGGCGCTGATCGCCACCACGGATTTCTTCATGCCCATCGTCGACGACCCGTTCGACTTTGGCCGCATCGCCGCCACCAATGCCATTTCCGATGTGTACGCCATGGGCGGCACCCCCATCATGGCCCTGGCCCTGGTGGGCATGCCAATCAACAAGCTGCCCGTGGAAACCATCGGCCTCATATTAAAAGGCGGCGAAACCATCTGCGCCCAGGCCGGCATTCCCATCGCGGGCGGCCACACCATCGATTCCGTCGAGCCGATCTACGGCCTGGTCGTGCTGGGCCTGGTCCACCCCTCGCAAGTGAAGCGCAATGCGGGCGCGCGCGCCGGAGATAAACTGGTATTGGGCAAGCCGATCGGCGTGGGTATCTTGTCGGCCGCGCTGAAAAAGAATGCGTTGGACGCGGATGGCTACGCCTCGCTGATAGCCAACACCACCAAATTGAATACCCCGGGCAAGAAACTGGCCCTGCTGGACGGCGTGCATGCGCTGACGGACGTAACGGGCTTTGGCTTGCTGGGCCACACCCTGGAACTGGCGCGCGGCGCCAAATTGCAGGCGCGTATCGCCATGGATTCCGTGCCGCTGCTGCCGCAAGTGCAGCAACTGGCGCAGAATGGCAACATCACGGGCGCCTCCGGCCGCAACTGGCAGGGCTACGGCGCGCAAGTGGCGCTGGCCGACAGCCTGAGCGCCATCGACAAGGCGATTTTGACGGACCCGCAGACGGCAGGCCCCCTGCTGGTGGCGTGTGCGCCGGAAGCCGTCGAGCAAGTGCTGGCGATTTTCCGCGCCGAAGGCTTTGGCGACGCCGTTGTCATCGGCGAGATGCAGGACGGCAGTACCGGGGTTTCCGTATATTAATGAACAATTTTCTTAAAGGCAGTCCCATGACCACGTTCTCCAACTCATTGAGCAAGTTCCCCGCCATCCTGGCCACCGTCGCCGCCACCCTGGCCATCCACAGCGGCCTGGCGCAGGCGCAGCAAGTGTTGCGCGTGTCCGCCATCCCCGATGAAGCACCGACGGAACTGCAGCGCAAGTTCAAGCCGCTGGGCAGCTATCTGGAGAAAAAGCTGGGCATGAAGGTGGAATTCACGCCTGTCACCGATTACGCGGCGTCCGTGGAAGGCTTGATCAATAACAAGCTCGACATGGTCTGGTTCGGCGGCTTTACCTTCGTACAAGCGAACGTGCGCAGCGGCGGCAAGATCGTGCCCCTGGTGCAGCGCGAGGAAGACACGAAATTTCGCTCCGTATTCGTGACCACCAGCAAGGACATCAATCAATTGTCCGACCTGAAAGGCAAAAATTTCACGTTCGGCTCGGAATCGTCGACCTCGGGCCATTTGATGCCGCGCTACTACTTGCTGGCCGCCAAGATCAACCCGGATACGGACATGAAGCGTATCGCGTTTTCCGGCGCGCATGACGCCACCGTGGCGGCAGTGGCCGGCGGCAAGGTCGATGCCGGCACCTTGAATATTTCCGTCTGGGAAAAGCTGGTGGAAGCGAAAAAGGTCGATCCGAGCAAGGTGCGCGTGTTCTACACGACGCCCGGCTACTACGACTACAACTGGAGCGTGCGCGCCGACATGAATCCCGTCGTGCGCAAGAAGCTGACGGACGCCTTCCTGGCGCTGGACCCTTCCACGCCTGAAGGCAAGGAAATCCTCGAACTGCAGCGCGCCACGAAGTTCATCCCGACCAAGGCCGAGAACTACAAGGATATCGAAGCGGCCGCGCGCGATGCGAAGCTGTTGAAATAATTCTCGACACGCAGCAGAAATCCGGGGTCAGACCCGCCGGGGGAATACGTCCCAATGGGACGTATTCCGATCGCGAAGCGACTGACCCCAGCCCTCATTTGCAACGAAACATCGCATGACATTCCAACTTCACAAGGTCAGCGTCCACCACGCGGGCGCCGCCAGCAATGCGCTGGCACTGCGCGAGCTGGACCTGGACGTGGCCCAGGGCGAACAGATCGCCCTGATCGGCCCTTCCGGCGCCGGCAAGACCAGTTTGCTGCATACCCTGGCCTGCGCGCTGCGCCCTGAATCCGGCAGCCTGAACATCCTCGGCACTTCTCCCTGGCAGATCGCCAGCGGCGAACGCCACGCCTTGCGCGCGCGATTGTTCCTGGCGCCGCAAACGCCGCCGCTGCCGCCGCGCCAGAGGGTCGTCAACGCCGTGCTGGCAGGCCGATTGCCGCAATGGAGCTTGTGGACGGCCATCCGTTCCCTGCTGGCGCCCGTCGACCCGCGCGCCGCGTGGGAAGCACTGGGCAAATTCGAGCTGCAGGACAAATTGTATGCAAGAGTCGACCGCCTGTCCGGCGGCGAACGCCAGCGCTGCGGCATGGCACGCGCGCTCGTGTCGGATGCGGAGGTCTTCCTCGTCGACGAACCGCTGTCCGCGCTCGACCCCACGCTCGCTTTGCAGACGATCCATGTGCTGCAAGCGGAAGCGACAGCGCGCAACGCCACCCTGATCTGCAGCCTGCACCAGGTGGAAATCGCACGCGCCTGTTTTACGCGCATCGTCGCCTTGCGCGATGGCAAGATCGTCTTCGACGCGGCCAGCGCCGACGTCAGTGACGCCATGATAGAGCAGCTGTACCGCAACAAGGCCGATCCGGCGCCCCTGATCGAGATGCTGGAGGCGAACCCGGACGCGGCGAGGCCCCTTTGCTGAAGAATGCCAACGCCGCCATGCCGCGCGATCCCGCCTGGCGCGGGCGCCTGATCGGGGCTGCCGTCGTGCTGCTCGTGCTGTGGCCGATGCTGGTGCAGGCCGAATTCAAGCCGTGGATTTTATGGGATGCGCAAAGCCTGGCCGCCACCTGGCAATTCCTTGCCAGCTTCGTGCCGCCCGCCCACTCGCTGGAATTCCTGCAGCTGGTGGCCATTTCCAGCTGGGAAACCATCGCCATGGCTACGGCCGGCATGGCGCTGGCCATGCTGGGCGCCATACCGCTGACGTTATTGGTGACGGAGCGCCTGTCGATTTCGCGCATCGGCAGCGGCGCCGTCTCGCCCCTGGCCGCCACCGTGCGCCACGCAGTCCGGGCGCTGCTGGTGCTGCTGCGCAGCGTGCCGGAACTGGTCTGGGCCTTGTTATTGGTGCGCATCGTGGGACTGGGACCGACGGCGGGCGTGATCGCCATCGCCCTCACCTATTGCGGCATGCTGGGCAAGGTGTATGCGGAAATCCTCGAATCGTCGGATGCCGCCGCCTGCAACGCCTTGCTCAACAACGGCAGCGGCCGCTTGAAAGCCCTGCTGTATGGCGCCTTGCCGGAATCGGCCGCCGAACTGGTGTCGTACACGATTTACCGCTGGGAATGCGCGATCCGCGGCTCCGTCGTCATGGGCTTTGTCGGTGCGGGCGGCCTGGGCCAGCGCATGGATGAATCGATGAAGATGATGGCGGGCAATGAACTGGCCACCATGCTGATCGTCTTCGTGTTACTGGTGGCGGGCGCTGACGCCGTTTCCGCCATGCTGCGCCGGAGGTTGGCATGAAAACGGGACCGATGCTGCCCGCCTTGCCTGCGTCCGCTCCCGTGCGCTGGTCGACCTGGGCCTTGCTGGCAGGGTTAGTACTGCTGGTCATCGCCAGCTTCGCCACACTGCCCCTGAAATGGGGCGAGTTCTTCAGCGCCGACGCCGTGCGCACGAGCGCCGACTTCCTGCACGGCTTCGCCCCGCCCGAGCTGGCGCCCAACTTTTTGATGAAAGTCGGCGTGGCCACCTTCGAGACCCTGGCCATGTCGGCCATCGGGACGGTGATCGCCGCCGTGCTGGGCGCGCTGCTGGCCCTGCCCGCCAGCGGCCGTTTTGGCAAGCTGGCGCGCAATGCCACGCGCGCGGTGCTCAACGTGCTGCGCTCGATTCCCGAACTGGTGTGGGCCTCGATCCTGCTGATCGCCGCCGGCCTGGGACCTTTCGCGGGCACCCTGGCGCTGGCCCTGCATACGGTGGGCGTGCTGGGACGCTTGTTTGCCGATGCGTTTGAAAATTGCCCGCCCTTGCCGGCCGCCACCTTGCGCATCAATGGTGCGCGCCCTGCCGTAGCCTTCCTGTACGCGACCTTGCCACAATGCAGCCCGCAAATGATGTCCTACACGCTGTACCGCTGGGAAAACAATATCCGCGCTGCCGCCATCCTCGGCGTCGTCGGTGCGGGCGGCCTGGGGCAGATGCTGAAGTACCATCTGTCGCTGTTCCAGATGCAGAGTGCCGCCACGGTCATCGTCGCCATGCTGCTGATGGTGGCAGCCGTCGATGGGCTCAGCTATGTGCTGCGCCGGGCCATGACCCGTTAAATATTACTTTTCACAAGGAGTGCCCATGTCAGGCTGGTGGACCATTATCTCGACGCAAACGCCCGAACAGATGGCCGATATGACGAAAGTCAACAAGGAAGCCTTTCTGGCCAGCTGGGAAGCGGGCCTGTTCGGCGCGGACTGGATCGCCCAACTGTGCGCACAAGGCAAGGCGACCCAGCTGGCGTTCAACGGCTTTCCCAACCGCTATACGGCCCCGGTGGACATCATCGCGCCCCTGCTGCAGGCGGGCATTGCCGAGGCCCACGATGGCGACTTTCCGCAAGATGAACTCACGGGCTGGCCCGGCAGTATCACCGTGTATCCCGAACGCATCGCCGCCTGCCTGCCAGGACAGTTGCTCAGCATCGAAGTGTGGGACCAGTCCTAAGTTGCGCGAAATCAATACAAATGCGCAGCCGGCATGGCAGCGATCCTGTTAATATTGTCAAATACTTCAATGTTTGGCGTCACCCCATGGAGAGGCGCCACACCATTCAAGCATGATGGACGCATTTTCCTGCACTGCAGGCCACTCTTGCATAGGCTGACAACACCATGAAGAAACTGCTCCTGGGCGCCCTCGCCGCCTGCTGCGCGCTGCACGCCAGCGCCGCCCCTGTCGAAGACTTTATTGGCACCTGGAAACTGGAACGCACCACCGTCCCGAACTATATCGTCATCAAACAGGAAGGCGAGCGGCTCATCGCGCTGCGCTATACGCGCAATATCCTCGGCAACAAGATCACCGAACGGCGCTTTCCCGCCAGCTACGCGAACGGCGATGTCACCATCACTGCGGGAGAAACGCTCATCGAGGCGCGCAGCGTGAACGATGTGGCGACCGTCACGATGCTGGCAGAAGCGTACAAGAAGATATCGTCGTCCACGTCCGCGCCCACCAGTTGAGGAATGTCGCCGATTTGAAGACTATCATTATCCGCCCCACCAGCGCCGCCGACTGGCCGGCGCTGAAAGCCACGCGCCTGGCCGCCCTGCTCGATGCCCCCACCGCCTTTGGCACCAGCCACGCCAGCGCGGCCCGCCTTAGCGATGCAGACTGGCAACAGCGCGCCATCAGCACGCCGCAGCGCACGTTTTTCCTCGCCTTGGAGAGAGAACAGCCCATCGGCCTCGCCGCGCAAGTGGTAGCCGGCAATGGCGATTGCCATCTGATCGCCATGTGGGTACATCCGGAATGTCGGGGTCTGGACGTGGCGCAAGGCCTGGTCGACGCCGTGAAACAATGTGCCGTCGGCAACGGCCACGCGCGGCTGGTGCTCGACGTGGCACAGGAGAATGCGCGCGCGGCGGCGTTTTACCAGAAACAGGGCTTTGTCTTTTTGCCGGAATGGGAGCCGCTGGAAAGCCATCCCCATATCCAGGTGCAAAAGATGGAGTGGCTGGCGGCGGCTTGAGCTCAATCAGCCTATCTGACGACCATTGCAGCCATCCATGCCGCTGCTTGTGCCCCCCGAGGATATACCGTGCTTGATTGGATTTTCGACGCCATCGTCTGGATCGTACGCCTGTTACTGTATGGCCTGTTGGGAACAGTCATAGAAAAACTGTTCTATTGGCCAGGCTGGGCAATGCTGCGACTACTCACGCTGGGCCACTATCCTCCGGCCAGGGGGTTCCCTCACAATCACTTTGCCGTTGCCCTGTTTGCGGCGGTAGTCATTGCTTCCGGCTTGCTGATGGCACTGACGTCAATACCGGTGCGCCTAATGCGGGAAAACAGCACTTTCACGCATTCCATTGATCCCCCATTCACATTCTGTCTTAATAACTTGCTCGTGGCGTTGTTTTTTTCTACACTCACGTTTCCATTGATGCGTAGAAAGATCGGGGATGCGAGCAATCAAGAAAACTGGTCTTCTGCTGTGCTTGTGCGGCGCTGCGGCGCAGGCATACGCTGATACTGATCAAGTCATGGCGCAAGCGGGGCAGGATGCGGCGGCGTCAGTCAATGTAAAGGGTATACGGGATCCGGACTGGAAGCCCTACAGTGCCATGCTCAAGGGCGTAAAACGGTTCGAAGAAAAACATGCGCTGGCGCCGGGCGCCGAATTGCGCTTCATACTGGAACCGCGCCGTCCCGACGTCGACATGCACGCCATCGCGCTCAGGCTGGAAAGTGACGAGGCAGGTACGGCGATACCGCTGGGGGAGCGCAATATCTTCGGCTTGCCCGTCGAACTGGGCCCGCTGTATGAAAAGGCCGAGCTGACCTTGAACCGCAAGGCCGGCTCGGTCCGGTGGATTCCCTACATCCGCAGCGCGGCGACCAGCGACACCATCCGCCGCCTGGGCGACTTGCGACTGACGTGCGAAGTCCATTGGGCCATCGACAAGGACTCCTTGCCTTTCGCCATGCGCGCGGCGATGGGCGCATTGGGCGGGCCGTGCAATTTCGTGTCGCAAAAGGGAACCTACAGCTTTGTCGAACCGCGGCGCATCACGGCTGCGACGATCAGCTTCAACGGCAAAAGCGCGCCCGTGCCCTTCAGCGGCGCGTCGTTCACGCCGCCCTTACGGGAGCAGGACTGGAGCGACGACAGCGTGCTCGAGCTGACTTTCGAAAACCACTAGCCTTTTCCGCGCGCACCTATTCACTTCACAACGATACCTGGACATGAAAAAACTTCTCCTCCTGATCCTGTGCACGGCCGCTACGCTGAACGCCGCTGCCGCCCCCCTTTCGCTGATCCCTGAGGCGGGCCCGCACGCTGTCGGCCTGCGCATCGTGCAGCAGTATGACTACAGCCGCGTAATGGACGCGCAGCTGGACGCCTTTGGCAAGCCCCTCCCGACGGGCAGCGGGCGCGCGATCCAGACGCTCGTCTGGTATCCGGCCAGGAAGACGGCAGGTTCCCGCATGCAGGTGGCCGATTATCGCGCGGCCAGCCTGTCCGACGTGGACTTCGCATTTTCCGGCGCGGAGGCGGCCAGGCAGCGCGCAGCCTGGATGTCGGGACCGCAAAAAGCCCAGTACGGCAGTGCCACCCTCGCCGTACGCGACGCCCCGCCCTCCGGAGGAATCTACCCGGTGGTAATCTACGCGCCTAGCTTCGCTGCCCCCGCACAAGAAAACCTGGACTTGTGCGAATACCTGGCCAGCCACGGCTATGTGGTCATCGCCAGCCGCAGCCTGGGCGCCCGCTCTGTCGTCATGACGGAGGACGTCGAAGGCGTCGAGGCGCAGGCCGCCGATATTGCCTTCCTTGTCAACTATGCGCAAACCCTGCCGCAAGCCGACATCAGCAAGGTTGCAGCGACCGGTTTCAGCTGGGGCGGCATGGCCAACGTCTTTGCCGCAGCGCGTTCGAGCCGCATCAAGGCCCTGGTCAGCCTCGACGGTTCGATCCGGTTTCATCCCAAGATATGGGGCGCCGCCACCTATGTGCGGCCGGCGCGCACGCCCGTGCCCATGCTGTCATTGGGCGCCCGTGCCCCGTCGGCAGAGGAGCTGGAGCTCAACGACAAACTGGGCATCAGCTATCTCAACAGCATGAAGTATTCCGACGTCTACATCGGCACCATGCATCCGATGACGCATCCGCACTTTAGCGCGTGGCACTTGCGCTTTTCCGCTGACGATGCATTCGGCGACTACCAGCGCGCCGATGTCGTGCTGGCATACCACAGCGGCACGCTGTATGTGCGCCGCTTTCTGGACGCCTACCTGAAAAACGATGCCCAGGCGCGGGCATTCCTGCAACAGTCCCCGGCGCGGCACGGAATCGCGCCGCAAGTGATGTCGATGCAGTTCCGGCCAGCCAAATTCTCATTGCTGGGCGAATCGGACTTCCTGCGCGTCTTCGCCGACGGCGGCTTCAAGGATGCGCAAGCGATCTATACCAGCATGGCGGCGGCGTCGCCGGACTTCAAACTCAGCCCCCTCAACCTCAACAACCTGGGCTACCAGCTCCTGCGCGGAAACAAGGCGCGCGGCGCCGTGGAGCTGTTCAAGCTGGCGACCCACATCGAGCCGCAATTTGGCAATGCCTTCGACAGCGAAGGCGAAGCATACGAGGCGCTTGGCGAAAAAGCGCTGGCGATTGCCGCCTACGAAAAGGCTGTCGCAGTGGACAAGGAGCAAGTCAACGCCATGGCGCGGATCAAGGCGCTGAGCGCCGGTGGTTAAGCCTGTTCAGTGAACCAGCGATGCCAGGCGAGCGGGCGCCGCCCCTGACGCGGTACGTGTTTAAAAATCGGAAAGATAGCAACTTTGCGTCGTCTGCCGGAAAGCGCCCTACTTCACCCGCTGCTTCTCCAGCTTGCGGGCCAGGGTGCGCCTGTGCATGCCCAGCCGCCTTGCCGTTTCCGAGATATTGAAATCCGTCTCGGCCAGCATTTCGTGGATGCGCTCCCATTCCAGGGTCTTGATGTTGGTGGCGCGGTTCGTCAGTTCGATGTCGGCGTTGCCGGCCACGTGGCCAAAAGCCGCTTCGATGTCGTCCGTATTCGATGGTTTCGCCAGGTACTGGCAGGCGCCCAGCTTGATTGCTTCGACAGCCGTGCCGATGCTGGCGTAACCCGTCAGCACGACGATCAGCATTTCCGGATCGTGCTGGTGCAGCATCTGTACGCAAGCCAGGCCCGACGTATTGCCATTCAACTTCAGATCGACGACGGCGTAGTCGGGGCAATTTTGTTCCAGCAAGGCGCTCGCTTCATCGAAGTTGGTGGCCAGGATGACCTGGTAGCCGCGCCGCTCGAACGAGCGGCCCAGGGTGCGGGCAAATGCCGCGTCGTCCTCCACGATCAGTAACAGACGGTCATCCTGCATGGTGGTCGCTTTCTCTTTCCAGTTTGATGGCCGCCAGCGGCAAGGCCAGATGCACTACCGCCCCGCCCTGCACCCTGTTGCGCGCCGTCACCGTACCACCCAGGGTACGCGCGACATTCACCACCAGGAACAGACCGAGGCCGCCGCCGGGCTTGCCCTTGCTGCTTTGATACGGTTTGCCCAGGTGCGTCAGCATCGACGGCTCGAAGCCGGGGCCAGCATCGGTAATGACCAGGTGCAAGGCGTCCGCTTCGCGCGTCGCTTCGAAGCGCAGCCAGTCGGGCGACGCTTCCAGCGCATTGTCGAGCACATTGCAAATGGTTTGTTTCAGGGTCGAATCGAAGACGACGGGCACATCATGCTCGATGCGGTTATCGTACTCGAAACCCTGGATCGGGCGGCTGCTGCGCCACTCGTCGACCAGGTCGTTGAGGAAGGTGTTGATCGTCGTTTTCACGGACGATTCGCCGCGCGCCTCGCCGGCCGACAATAAAATGCCGCTGACGATGCTCTTGCAGCGCTGCAACTGTGCCTGCATTTCCGTGATTT is from Janthinobacterium sp. 61 and encodes:
- the mnmH gene encoding tRNA 2-selenouridine(34) synthase MnmH; this encodes MKYPAVLPFSDILSRLHEFDAIIDVRSPSEFAEDHLPGAINLPVLDDEQRVRVGTLYKQTSAFEAKKLGAALVAKNIARHIEEGFLGHPHDWKPLVYCWRGGNRSGAMAHILARIGWPVTQLEGGYKDYRRHVNAALATLPERFDFINVLCGPTGSGKSRLLQVLDRQGAQVIDLEDLAAHRGSVLGGLPEEEQPAQKAFESALWQQLRTFDPLLPVFIESESKKVGRLRVPDALMEKMRASACTDVRLDTAQRVQLLMQDYAHFVGDPARLNVQLALLTQLHGKEKIAHWQQLATSGRMAELVEELLVQHYDPVYRQSIARNFSRYAQATPLVLPDISEHAFEQAARALCAIVGEPRTASAA
- the selD gene encoding selenide, water dikinase SelD, with the translated sequence MSDSVPTPIRLTEFAHGGGCGCKIAPGVLADILKGSGGFPLPKELLVGIETSDDAAVYQLNDEQALIATTDFFMPIVDDPFDFGRIAATNAISDVYAMGGTPIMALALVGMPINKLPVETIGLILKGGETICAQAGIPIAGGHTIDSVEPIYGLVVLGLVHPSQVKRNAGARAGDKLVLGKPIGVGILSAALKKNALDADGYASLIANTTKLNTPGKKLALLDGVHALTDVTGFGLLGHTLELARGAKLQARIAMDSVPLLPQVQQLAQNGNITGASGRNWQGYGAQVALADSLSAIDKAILTDPQTAGPLLVACAPEAVEQVLAIFRAEGFGDAVVIGEMQDGSTGVSVY
- a CDS encoding putative selenate ABC transporter substrate-binding protein encodes the protein MTTFSNSLSKFPAILATVAATLAIHSGLAQAQQVLRVSAIPDEAPTELQRKFKPLGSYLEKKLGMKVEFTPVTDYAASVEGLINNKLDMVWFGGFTFVQANVRSGGKIVPLVQREEDTKFRSVFVTTSKDINQLSDLKGKNFTFGSESSTSGHLMPRYYLLAAKINPDTDMKRIAFSGAHDATVAAVAGGKVDAGTLNISVWEKLVEAKKVDPSKVRVFYTTPGYYDYNWSVRADMNPVVRKKLTDAFLALDPSTPEGKEILELQRATKFIPTKAENYKDIEAAARDAKLLK
- a CDS encoding phosphonate ABC transporter ATP-binding protein codes for the protein MTFQLHKVSVHHAGAASNALALRELDLDVAQGEQIALIGPSGAGKTSLLHTLACALRPESGSLNILGTSPWQIASGERHALRARLFLAPQTPPLPPRQRVVNAVLAGRLPQWSLWTAIRSLLAPVDPRAAWEALGKFELQDKLYARVDRLSGGERQRCGMARALVSDAEVFLVDEPLSALDPTLALQTIHVLQAEATARNATLICSLHQVEIARACFTRIVALRDGKIVFDAASADVSDAMIEQLYRNKADPAPLIEMLEANPDAARPLC
- a CDS encoding ABC transporter permease, which translates into the protein MPRDPAWRGRLIGAAVVLLVLWPMLVQAEFKPWILWDAQSLAATWQFLASFVPPAHSLEFLQLVAISSWETIAMATAGMALAMLGAIPLTLLVTERLSISRIGSGAVSPLAATVRHAVRALLVLLRSVPELVWALLLVRIVGLGPTAGVIAIALTYCGMLGKVYAEILESSDAAACNALLNNGSGRLKALLYGALPESAAELVSYTIYRWECAIRGSVVMGFVGAGGLGQRMDESMKMMAGNELATMLIVFVLLVAGADAVSAMLRRRLA
- the phnE gene encoding phosphonate ABC transporter, permease protein PhnE yields the protein MKTGPMLPALPASAPVRWSTWALLAGLVLLVIASFATLPLKWGEFFSADAVRTSADFLHGFAPPELAPNFLMKVGVATFETLAMSAIGTVIAAVLGALLALPASGRFGKLARNATRAVLNVLRSIPELVWASILLIAAGLGPFAGTLALALHTVGVLGRLFADAFENCPPLPAATLRINGARPAVAFLYATLPQCSPQMMSYTLYRWENNIRAAAILGVVGAGGLGQMLKYHLSLFQMQSAATVIVAMLLMVAAVDGLSYVLRRAMTR
- a CDS encoding GNAT family N-acetyltransferase — encoded protein: MKTIIIRPTSAADWPALKATRLAALLDAPTAFGTSHASAARLSDADWQQRAISTPQRTFFLALEREQPIGLAAQVVAGNGDCHLIAMWVHPECRGLDVAQGLVDAVKQCAVGNGHARLVLDVAQENARAAAFYQKQGFVFLPEWEPLESHPHIQVQKMEWLAAA
- a CDS encoding dienelactone hydrolase family protein, which gives rise to MKKLLLLILCTAATLNAAAAPLSLIPEAGPHAVGLRIVQQYDYSRVMDAQLDAFGKPLPTGSGRAIQTLVWYPARKTAGSRMQVADYRAASLSDVDFAFSGAEAARQRAAWMSGPQKAQYGSATLAVRDAPPSGGIYPVVIYAPSFAAPAQENLDLCEYLASHGYVVIASRSLGARSVVMTEDVEGVEAQAADIAFLVNYAQTLPQADISKVAATGFSWGGMANVFAAARSSRIKALVSLDGSIRFHPKIWGAATYVRPARTPVPMLSLGARAPSAEELELNDKLGISYLNSMKYSDVYIGTMHPMTHPHFSAWHLRFSADDAFGDYQRADVVLAYHSGTLYVRRFLDAYLKNDAQARAFLQQSPARHGIAPQVMSMQFRPAKFSLLGESDFLRVFADGGFKDAQAIYTSMAAASPDFKLSPLNLNNLGYQLLRGNKARGAVELFKLATHIEPQFGNAFDSEGEAYEALGEKALAIAAYEKAVAVDKEQVNAMARIKALSAGG
- a CDS encoding response regulator transcription factor gives rise to the protein MQDDRLLLIVEDDAAFARTLGRSFERRGYQVILATNFDEASALLEQNCPDYAVVDLKLNGNTSGLACVQMLHQHDPEMLIVVLTGYASIGTAVEAIKLGACQYLAKPSNTDDIEAAFGHVAGNADIELTNRATNIKTLEWERIHEMLAETDFNISETARRLGMHRRTLARKLEKQRVK